The genomic region ACAGCGCACCGCGCTGTCGGATCGGTTGATGGTGGAAGCGGCCATCGGCCTGATCGTGGAAAGCGGCCTCAAAGGCACCACGCTGGCGGCGATCGGGGAGCGTGCAGGCTATTCCCGGGGCTTGGTGACTCATCGTTTTGGCAGCAAGGCGCGCTTGCTTGCGTACGTTCACGACACGGTGGTGGAAGACTGGATAGCACGGGTTAAGCTCGCGGTCGGCGATCTGACCGGCGTCGAAGCCCTGTGCAGCGCCGTCGATGGGCTTTACGGCTTCATCGCGGATGCGCCCGACGAGATTCGCGCCATGTACCTGCTGCGCTATTTCAGTATCGACCCCGGTGCCGAGTATCGGGCGAATGTCGCCAAGGCGCATCTGGCCCAGCGCCGCGACGTGCAGCGCTGGATCGAGGCCGGTCAGACGCACGGCACCGTCGACGCGCATGTCGACGCCAGCCTGGCGGCGGAAATGTTCTGTTCGGCGGTTGATGGTTTGATCTATCGCTGGCTGGTCAATCCCGGTATGCCGATACGCGAACTGCATCAGCTATTGGGCCGCGAGGTCCGACGGGCGCTGGCCGGGCCGAGCTGACAGCGCGTCGCAGCCGGGCCAATCATGCAATTTGCCGAAGCCGGGATTTGGCAGTGATTTGGCATCACCTGTAAAGTTGCTAGTCGCTAACAAGTAAATTGTAGGCGCGCCCATTCGGACCGCCGTGACACCGATCATCGTTCAGGAGAGCGAGATGGAAGCATTCATTTATGACCACGTGCGCACGCCG from Gammaproteobacteria bacterium harbors:
- a CDS encoding TetR/AcrR family transcriptional regulator, whose protein sequence is MVEAAIGLIVESGLKGTTLAAIGERAGYSRGLVTHRFGSKARLLAYVHDTVVEDWIARVKLAVGDLTGVEALCSAVDGLYGFIADAPDEIRAMYLLRYFSIDPGAEYRANVAKAHLAQRRDVQRWIEAGQTHGTVDAHVDASLAAEMFCSAVDGLIYRWLVNPGMPIRELHQLLGREVRRALAGPS